Genomic DNA from Haloplanus aerogenes:
CTTGAGCATCGTGCGGTCGCGGAACGACGAGACGAACGCGCGCACGTCGTCGGGAATCTCGGGGGCGACGACGACGAACGTGAACTCGGTGGCGTAATGTTCCTCGTCGGCTTCGATCCAGCGGTCCACGAGGTCGTTCGCGAGGGCGACGAGGCGTTCGAGTTCGGCCACTCGGATGCCCTCCGTCCGGCGAAGGAACAGATGCTCGTAGGATTCGTGGTGGCCGTAGGTGATCGCGGGGTGGAAGAACTTCTTCTGGGTGTGGATTTCGAGGCGGCCGTAGAGGTCGAACGCCTCGCCGTCGACCCAGTAGTCGCGGTCGAGGTCGTAGTTGTACATGAGGCGGTCGCTGACCCGGTCGACGTACTCGTCGTCCCACTCGGGGACGTCCTCGGGGATGTCGCCGGCGACATCCGGATCCGAGTCGTCGCTCTCGACGCCGGTCTCGACCTCGTGTTCGCCCTCCGGCGTGGCCTCGTCGCTCACGGTTCGTAGGGTTTGGCGTCGCCCTCGACCGGCGGCGCGCCGATGGCGATCACGTCGACGGCCTCGTCCGCATCCTCGGGGTTGTACGCGAACTGCGGACTCTCGGGCTCGACGGTGAGCAGGGTGTCGGGACCGGCCTCCAGCGTTCCCTCGGGCGTCTTCACGTGGAGCGTCCCGGAGAGGACGTAGAAGGCCTCCTCCTGCTCCTCGTGATAGTGGTACGCGAGCGGGAGTTCCTCGCCCGGCGCGGCCGTGTAGCGGTTGATCGCCATCTGGGAGAGGTTACCAAGCTCCGACAGCGACCGGCGCGTGCAGGGGCGGTCGGGGTCCGGCTCGACTTCGTCGGTGTCGACGACGTGGTAGCCCATACCCGTTCACTGTGCCGACGGGACAAAAAACGCGTCGTCACGCCCGCGAGAGTCACGCCCACGGCAAGCTTTAATCGGCTCGTGGCCGTACGCGTGGGTACGATGGGTGGCAAAGAAACCGAAGCGTGTGGCCGCTGTGCCATGAGTTCGGTCGTCGGCGTGACGGCCGAATCGGACGACGACGAGCGGGAGCGCGACCCGTTCGCCGGCGACCGGATCGAGGTCGACGAGCGGCAACTCAAAGCCGTCTCGCCGGCCGCGTGGCTCGGCCGCGTCAAGCGTCGGATCGACGACTACGCGACCCGGCTCACGTACGGCCGGTAGCACGGAACCGTTTTGTACGCCGACACCGTGGGAGCCTGACAAGCGATGGAAGAGAGCGTGTCCGGTTTCAAACGCCGGGGAACGTGGGCGGAAATCGTCGAACACGGCGAGCGGATCACGCGCGCACTCCGCGACGCCGGCGCCGAAGGCGAGGCGTTCGAGGAGTGGGACGAGTGGCGTCCCAAGTCCCACGAACGGCTCGGCGAGGACGTGAACGAAAAGACCGCCGAGCAGGCGAGCGTCAGCGAGGGTGAAGGGGAGAAAGCGGGGAAAGAACCCGACGAGGACCTGCGAACCGCCGGCGAGAAACTCTCCGAATCCTACAAACGCGTCGAGGAGGGCGACAACGAAGGGGCCGTCGAGCGCTGGCAGGACTCGATCAACTACGTCGCCCGCGCCGCCGACTCCGCCGGCCGGAAGGCGCTCCGAGCCGTCGAGGACACCGTCTACCGCAAGGTGATGACCCAGCTCGCGCCCTACTACTTCGACAACGAACTCGTGAGCGCGAACGTCCAGAAGACGGCTCGCGGCGGCGACGAGGATCAGTTCATCTTCGAGGTGAACGTCAACGACGACGACCTCAAGACGGCCGTGAGCGACCGACTTGCCGACTACGAGGACGCCGTCGACCGCTGGCACGTCGACACTGAGAAGGAGACCGAGGTGGCCGAAGTCGTCGAAGGTGTCGAGCCCCCGCCGAACGGCGGCGACTCGAAGTCGACGACGAACTGAACACCACACCTTTCTCGCCGCCCCGTCTACGTCCGTTCATGCACGTCGAATTCGACCGCGACACCTGCATCGGGATGTTTCAGTGTGTCGACGAGTGGGACGCATTCGAGGAGAACCGGGACGACGGGAAGGCCGACCTGCAGGGGAGCGAGGAGACCGAACCGGACCTGTTCGTCCGCGAGGTGCCCGAGGACGCGGAGCTGGACGCGGAGTTCGCCGCCCGCACCTGCCCCGTCGACGCCATCCGCCTGTACGACGACGACGGCGAGCAGATCGTCTGAGACCAGTTCCCCGTCCGGCTTCACTTTCACCACGCTTCGCCAACCCTTAACCACGCCGCCGCCCAAGCACGGCCGATGGCGGCCACCGACGAGGACGCGTACGTCGAGCACCCCTTGCTCGAACCCGGATTTATCGAGCGGCGTCGCTACCAGATGGAGCTCGCGTCCGATGCGCGCGACGCCCACACGCTCGTCTGTCTCCCGACCGGACTCGGCAAGACGACGGTGAGCCTGCTCGTGACCGCCGAACGGTTGCACGAAATCGGTGGGACAGCGCTCTTTCTCGCGCCGACCAAACCGCTGGTCCAACAGCACGCCGACTTCTACCGCGAGGCGCTCACCATCCCCGACGACGAGATTACGGTCTTCACCGGCGAGGTGCGCCCGGACGACCGGGCGGCGCTGTGGGAAGACAGCCGCATCGTCATCGCGACGCCGCAGGTGGTCGAGAACGACCTGATCGGCGGCCGCATCTCGCTTTCGGACGTGACCCACCTCACCTTCGACGAGTGTCACCGCGCGACCGGCGACTACGCCTACGTCTACATCGCGGAGCGCTACCACGCCGACGCCGAATCGCCGCTCGTGACGGGGATGAGCGCCTCGCCCGGCGGCGACGAGGAGGCGATTCTCACTGTCTGCGAGAACCTCGGCCTCTCGGAGGTGGCGGTGATGACCGAGGACGACGCCGACGTGGCGGAATACACTCACGACACGGAGGTGGAGTGGGAGCGGGTGACTTTGCCCGATCCTGTCCTGGAGATTCGGGACGCGATCAACGAGGTGATCAAAGACCGGCTGGAGCAACTGAAAGAACTCGGCGTCACGAACACGACGAGTCCCGACCTCTCCCAGCGCGACCTGAACAAGATGCGCGGGCAGTTACAGGACCTCATCGACGCCGACCAGTCGGAGGGGTACGAGGGGATGTCGATCCACGCCGAGGTGATGAAACTGCGGCGCGCGGTCGAACTCGCGGAGACGCAGTCCGTCGAATCCCTGCGCCGCTACTTCGAACGCCAGCGCAACGCCGCTCGCGCCTCCGGCGCGTCGAAGGCGAGCCAGCGCCTCGTCTCCGAACCGAAGGTTCGGGAAGCGATGCGGAAAGCCGAGGCGTTCGACGACCTCCACCCCAAGTTCCGCCAGACGCGCGTCCTCCTCGCCCAGACGCTCGGCATCGGCGGCGGCGAGCGTGTCATCGTCTTCACCGAATCGCGCGACACTGCCGAGGCACTGACCGACTTCCTGAGCGAGAGTTTCGACGTGCGCCGGTTCGTCGGCCAGGGCGACAAGGAGGGCTCGGACGGCATGAGCCAGAAGGAACAGGGCGAGACGCTCGACGCCTTCCGGGCGGGCGAGTTCGAGGTGCTGGTCTCCACCTCCGTCGCGGAGGAGGGGCTCGACGTGCCCGAAGTCGACCTCGTCCTCTTTTACGAACCCGTCCCCACGGCGATCCGGTCGATCCAGCGGAAGGGTCGGACGGGGCGACAGGACGAGGGGCGCGTAGTCGTCCTCATGGCCGAGGACACCCGCGACGAGGCCTTCTTCTGGATCTCGCGGCGGCGCGAGCAGGAGATGGAAGACGAGTTGAAGGAACTGAAAGGCGTCGCGGAGGAAGTGGAGGCGGAACTCGACGACTCCCAGACGGCGCTGGATTCGTTCGACGGAGCCGGAACGGATACGGCGGCGACGGATGGCGCCGAAGCAGGCGCCGACGCGGCGGAGGCCGACGGCGGCGCGACGGCCCAGCCCGGCCTCGCCGAGTTCGGGACGCCGGACGACGCGGACGCCGAATCGGAGGACAGCCCCGACGACGACGCCGTCGTCGCCACCGCAGGCACGGACGACGAGGGCGACACCGTCGAAATCGTCGTCGACCAGCGGGAACTCGACTCGGCCATCGCCCGCGACCTCTCGACCCGCGAGGGGGTGGCGACGCGACTGGAGACGCTGGCGGTGGGCGACTACGTCGTCTCCGACCGCGTGGCCGTCGAGCGCAAGAGCGTGTCGGACTTCCTCGACACCCTCACCGGAAGCGACCGGTCGCTGTTCGAGCAAGTGGGTGACCTCGCGCGCCACTACGCCCGGCCGGTCGTGATCATCGAAGGCGGCGGCCTCTACGAGGAGCGCAACGTCCACCCGGACGCCATCCGTGGTGCGCTGGCGTCGCTCTCGGTCGATTTCGGCGTCAGCGTCCTGCGGACCGAGGACGAGAGGGACACCGCGGACCTCCTCGCCGTCCTCGCGGGCCGGGAGCAGACGACGCGGGACCGGTCCGTCAGCGTTCACGGCGAGAAGAGCGCCAAGACGCTGGCCGAACAGCAGGAGTACGTCGTCGGCGCCATCGCAGACATCGGCCCCGTGACGGCGCGGTCGCTTCTCGAACACTTCGGGAGTGTCGAGGCCGTGATGACGGCCCGCGAGGAGGACCTGTTGGCGGTCGACGGCGTGGGCGAGGTGACCGCCGACCGGATTCGGGACGTGGTGGGGAGCGAGTACCGTTAGCGATTCAGCGCCGCCAGCGTCTCCGCCGCCTCGCGCGCGGCGGCGAGCAACTCCTTGGCCCGCCGCGGATCATCGGTCTCCTCGGCCGCGCGGGTGTAGCGAGCGAGCGTCCGCGAGAGCGACGCGCGGATGTCGTCGAGGTCGGCGGTGTCGGCCGACGGTGACGGCCGAGTCGGCGGCTCTCGGGTGGGGCGAGGCTCTGCGGCGTCGGTCGGCGGTTCGCCGCCGGCGCTCGACGGGGCACGACGGTCGCGGGGCGCGTCCGGGGACGTGGGTGTGGCCTCGGCTGTCGACTCCGTGTCGGGGGTGGCCGCGTCGTCCGCCTCGGCTCCGTCCTCGGCGTCCGCGGCCGCTTCCTGATCGGCCGCCTGACACGTCGGACAGAACGTCTGGCCGTCGTACCGGAAGAGGGGGTCGCCACAGGTGTCGCAGTGGCTGTTGGTCATCGTCGCCCCTTTGAGTAGCAGTTCGCTCATGCGCTGGGTAGCCGCCCGCTTCTCCTGGTCCTGTTCGTACTTCTCCCGGAGTCGCTCGCGTTCGGCCTCCTCGTCGAACCCGCTCATGGATCGAGGAAGGCGGTCGAGGTCGAAAAAGCCCACGGGGTCGGGCCGAGGATTTTCGACACGAGTCGAACGGTCGTACGCCGACTGCGGGCCGAATTCGGGCCTTCCGAAGCGTTTAATCGGTGTCCGTCGCCATCGGTACGTGATATGACGAAAGTGAGCGTCATCGGCGCGGCGGGAACGGTAGGTGCCGCGGCAGGCTACAACATCGCGCTTCGGGACATCGCGGACGAACTCGTCTTCGTCGACATTCCGGACATGGAAGCCGAGACGGTCGGACAGGCGGCCGACGCGAACCACGGCATCGCCTACGACTCGAACACGGTCGTCCGGCAGGGCGGCTACGAGGCGACAGAGGGCTCCGACGTGGTGGTCATCACGGCGGGCATCCCCCGAAAACCGGGGCAGACCCGCATCGACCTTGCGGGCGACAACGCGCCGATCATGGAGGATATCGGCTCGTCGCTCGCGGAGTACAACGACGACTTCGTGTCGATCACTACCTCCAATCCGGTCGACCTGCTCAACCGTCACCTCTACGAGACGGGCGACCGCGACCGGCACGCCGTCATCGGTTTCGGCGGCCGCCTCGACTCCGCGCGCTTCCGCTACGTCCTCTCCCAGCGGTTCGACGCGCCCGTGCAGAACGTCGAGGCGACGATTCTCGGCGAACACGGCGACGCGCAGGTGCCCGTCTTCTCGAAGGTGCGAGTCGACGGCCGCGACCCCGAGTTCACCGCGGACGAACGCGAGGAGATCCTCGGCAACCTGCAGGAGTCCGCGATGGACGTCATCGAACGCAAGGGCGCGACGGAGTGGGGCCCGGCGACGGGTGTCGCCCACATGGTCGA
This window encodes:
- a CDS encoding DUF5828 family protein — encoded protein: MEESVSGFKRRGTWAEIVEHGERITRALRDAGAEGEAFEEWDEWRPKSHERLGEDVNEKTAEQASVSEGEGEKAGKEPDEDLRTAGEKLSESYKRVEEGDNEGAVERWQDSINYVARAADSAGRKALRAVEDTVYRKVMTQLAPYYFDNELVSANVQKTARGGDEDQFIFEVNVNDDDLKTAVSDRLADYEDAVDRWHVDTEKETEVAEVVEGVEPPPNGGDSKSTTN
- a CDS encoding ferredoxin — translated: MHVEFDRDTCIGMFQCVDEWDAFEENRDDGKADLQGSEETEPDLFVREVPEDAELDAEFAARTCPVDAIRLYDDDGEQIV
- a CDS encoding cupin domain-containing protein; amino-acid sequence: MGYHVVDTDEVEPDPDRPCTRRSLSELGNLSQMAINRYTAAPGEELPLAYHYHEEQEEAFYVLSGTLHVKTPEGTLEAGPDTLLTVEPESPQFAYNPEDADEAVDVIAIGAPPVEGDAKPYEP
- a CDS encoding Sjogren's syndrome/scleroderma autoantigen 1 family protein, whose protein sequence is MSGFDEEAERERLREKYEQDQEKRAATQRMSELLLKGATMTNSHCDTCGDPLFRYDGQTFCPTCQAADQEAAADAEDGAEADDAATPDTESTAEATPTSPDAPRDRRAPSSAGGEPPTDAAEPRPTREPPTRPSPSADTADLDDIRASLSRTLARYTRAAEETDDPRRAKELLAAAREAAETLAALNR
- the mdh gene encoding malate dehydrogenase, with translation MTKVSVIGAAGTVGAAAGYNIALRDIADELVFVDIPDMEAETVGQAADANHGIAYDSNTVVRQGGYEATEGSDVVVITAGIPRKPGQTRIDLAGDNAPIMEDIGSSLAEYNDDFVSITTSNPVDLLNRHLYETGDRDRHAVIGFGGRLDSARFRYVLSQRFDAPVQNVEATILGEHGDAQVPVFSKVRVDGRDPEFTADEREEILGNLQESAMDVIERKGATEWGPATGVAHMVEAVIRDTGEVLPGSIVLDGEFGYEDTAFGVPVKLGSNGVEEVVEWDLDDYEADLMDDAAEKLGEQYDEIA
- a CDS encoding DEAD/DEAH box helicase, whose protein sequence is MAATDEDAYVEHPLLEPGFIERRRYQMELASDARDAHTLVCLPTGLGKTTVSLLVTAERLHEIGGTALFLAPTKPLVQQHADFYREALTIPDDEITVFTGEVRPDDRAALWEDSRIVIATPQVVENDLIGGRISLSDVTHLTFDECHRATGDYAYVYIAERYHADAESPLVTGMSASPGGDEEAILTVCENLGLSEVAVMTEDDADVAEYTHDTEVEWERVTLPDPVLEIRDAINEVIKDRLEQLKELGVTNTTSPDLSQRDLNKMRGQLQDLIDADQSEGYEGMSIHAEVMKLRRAVELAETQSVESLRRYFERQRNAARASGASKASQRLVSEPKVREAMRKAEAFDDLHPKFRQTRVLLAQTLGIGGGERVIVFTESRDTAEALTDFLSESFDVRRFVGQGDKEGSDGMSQKEQGETLDAFRAGEFEVLVSTSVAEEGLDVPEVDLVLFYEPVPTAIRSIQRKGRTGRQDEGRVVVLMAEDTRDEAFFWISRRREQEMEDELKELKGVAEEVEAELDDSQTALDSFDGAGTDTAATDGAEAGADAAEADGGATAQPGLAEFGTPDDADAESEDSPDDDAVVATAGTDDEGDTVEIVVDQRELDSAIARDLSTREGVATRLETLAVGDYVVSDRVAVERKSVSDFLDTLTGSDRSLFEQVGDLARHYARPVVIIEGGGLYEERNVHPDAIRGALASLSVDFGVSVLRTEDERDTADLLAVLAGREQTTRDRSVSVHGEKSAKTLAEQQEYVVGAIADIGPVTARSLLEHFGSVEAVMTAREEDLLAVDGVGEVTADRIRDVVGSEYR